ATTTTCAAAAGCTGTTTCCTTTTGCATTCCTTGACGATACCCATCAAGGCGATAGACATTCCAGTGTCCGCTCGGAGAAAGATTGAATTCCCAATACTGTTGAGAATTTTTGATGCCAAGGAAGAACTCGAAGCAGGTTTCTTTCCACAATTCATGCTTGCGTGACGGTGTGTTTGATGGCAGAGCGATCGCAATTTCTTTTAAATCGCCTTCAAGCAGATAATGGATGGCAAATTGATTACCATTTCGGCTGATATTGCCTGCAATTTTCAAATTAGGCATGGATTCAGTAGAAGGGAAGGGTTGTAGGGAAAATGTCTGGTTGTTCATTTCATGTCTTTGATAATGTTACGAATCTGCGTTTCTTGAGATTCAATACTTTCGGTAAGCTTAAACTGCACGATCGCTCTTGCCAAGTTATGTTCTGGGTGCTTAACTTTAAAGTAGACATTCCCGGCTAAATAATCGGCAAAAAATCTCAATCCTAATTCAAAGGCAATGAGACGGATGGCATCATATATATATGCATAGTCATTCTCGGTAAGAAACGCCTTTGCCACAGAGAGATAGCCTTGCAAGATTCCCTGACACAGGCCAGGATCGAAATGAACACTTTCCCAATTTTCGGTTTCCTCTCCAGCCTGATTGCAGCCCGATCGCAAACAATCGCCAATATCATAATGTACTAGACCGGGTTTAACGGTGTCGAGGTCGATGACGCTGACGGCTTGC
The Nostoc punctiforme PCC 73102 genome window above contains:
- a CDS encoding DOMON-like domain-containing protein, which gives rise to MNNQTFSLQPFPSTESMPNLKIAGNISRNGNQFAIHYLLEGDLKEIAIALPSNTPSRKHELWKETCFEFFLGIKNSQQYWEFNLSPSGHWNVYRLDGYRQGMQKETAFENLPINVQNQADSLALALNVDLDKIISVEQAIEVAITTVIKDRDGKVTYWALTHRGTEADFHLRDSFIIKL